A stretch of Ferribacterium limneticum DNA encodes these proteins:
- a CDS encoding DUF3240 family protein, which produces MANVLLTLIMPDDVAQHVEDLLLSRPDLVPGFTVSAAEGHGAVIPLVEDTELVAGHAPRTVIRTVGPEEAKREVLALIKHKLPHANVFYWLMPLIESGHL; this is translated from the coding sequence TTGGCTAATGTCCTGCTCACCCTGATCATGCCCGACGACGTTGCCCAGCACGTCGAAGACCTGCTGCTCTCGCGCCCCGACCTGGTGCCCGGTTTCACCGTCAGCGCCGCCGAAGGACACGGCGCGGTGATTCCGCTGGTCGAGGATACCGAACTGGTCGCCGGCCACGCCCCGCGCACCGTCATCCGCACCGTCGGGCCGGAAGAAGCCAAGCGCGAGGTGCTGGCGCTGATCAAGCACAAACTGCCGCACGCCAACGTTTTTTACTGGCTGATGCCGCTCATCGAGTCAGGCCACCTATGA
- a CDS encoding MbcA/ParS/Xre antitoxin family protein: MSLALKPNPLSDRSRVLSTAVVEAARRLGLGSTELTAIIGTSQPSASRLLNGKYFIPEGSKTWELSAHFIRLYRSISSLVGGNDELARSWLKSGNQAFDNRHPLEVVKRVDGLLHVCEYLDAHRARV, translated from the coding sequence ATGTCCCTCGCCCTGAAACCCAATCCGCTCTCCGACCGATCCCGCGTTTTGTCGACGGCCGTGGTTGAAGCCGCCAGACGCCTCGGGCTGGGTTCCACCGAACTCACCGCCATCATCGGCACCAGCCAGCCCTCGGCCTCGCGGCTGCTCAACGGCAAATACTTCATTCCCGAAGGCAGCAAGACCTGGGAGCTTTCGGCCCATTTCATCCGCCTTTACCGCTCGATTTCCTCGCTGGTCGGCGGCAACGACGAACTCGCCCGCAGCTGGCTCAAGTCCGGCAACCAGGCTTTCGACAACCGCCACCCGCTGGAAGTCGTCAAACGCGTCGATGGCCTGCTCCATGTCTGTGAATACCTGGACGCCCACCGCGCTCGCGTCTGA
- a CDS encoding LysR family transcriptional regulator, which translates to MPSFRQIHYFLTVADLGGFTQAAGALFIAQSALSRQVSQLEEELGFLLFEREPRGVRLTPAGAVYRERVSSIPATLAFAADEGRQLARGEAGLLRLLHSSTIPAASLMPVLDRFMAASPKARIDLDRASSEQQVSLVANGSADVGVIRLPVLRRDSRVHFVELVAERLWVALADDHRMAKQESIVVAHLQDERFVSAVYRERGGLARVVTDLCLKRGFVPNTAQIVSPKTSMLNLVAAKKGIAIVPERMTTLGGHGIAYVPLSDEDARSTCALVLPLKPTLLGQKFADILIQESQPIT; encoded by the coding sequence ATGCCAAGTTTTAGACAAATCCATTACTTCCTGACCGTCGCCGACCTGGGGGGATTCACCCAAGCGGCTGGTGCTCTGTTCATCGCGCAATCAGCGCTGAGCCGGCAGGTCTCGCAACTGGAAGAAGAACTGGGCTTCTTGTTGTTCGAACGAGAACCGCGCGGTGTGCGCTTGACGCCGGCGGGAGCGGTCTACCGTGAGCGGGTTTCGTCAATTCCTGCGACCCTGGCCTTTGCCGCTGACGAAGGTCGGCAACTGGCACGAGGTGAGGCGGGTTTGCTCAGGTTGCTTCATTCAAGCACGATTCCGGCTGCCAGCCTGATGCCGGTTCTTGACCGCTTCATGGCGGCAAGTCCAAAGGCACGAATTGACTTGGATCGCGCATCGTCCGAGCAGCAGGTTTCGTTGGTTGCCAATGGCAGTGCGGATGTCGGGGTTATCCGATTACCGGTCTTGCGGCGCGATTCGCGAGTCCATTTTGTCGAACTGGTGGCTGAACGCCTATGGGTCGCTTTAGCGGATGACCATCGCATGGCGAAACAGGAAAGTATCGTCGTTGCACACTTGCAAGACGAGCGTTTCGTCTCGGCGGTTTACCGGGAACGGGGCGGTTTGGCTCGGGTCGTGACCGATCTTTGCCTGAAGCGGGGATTCGTCCCCAATACGGCGCAGATTGTTTCGCCCAAAACATCCATGCTGAATCTGGTGGCGGCCAAGAAAGGCATTGCGATTGTTCCCGAACGGATGACGACGCTGGGTGGGCATGGTATTGCCTATGTGCCGTTGAGCGATGAGGATGCGAGATCAACCTGTGCCCTGGTGCTTCCGCTAAAACCGACATTGCTCGGGCAGAAATTTGCCGACATCCTGATTCAGGAAAGCCAACCCATTACTTGA
- a CDS encoding TolC family protein — MKFSHFFGLSLAFGISSIGGTAFAGEARPNLPPAEIVARVLQANPSIQAAAGQVRVEEANRTRLEAGQYEWNVRLGAQQRRSSPATSPDERFNEWNAAIERPLRLPGKAGLDSELGAAGVALAETAHGDALHEGSRNLLKSWFIWLKENAAALQWAEQFSLLDQQTKAVQRRQQLGDAARLEAIQAEAALAQSAAQLAQAKVRQQTAAEDLRRRFPGLPLIAQNTIAEPTPIEGNEADWINAILEHSHELDFARGDTKRAQIVAGRSSRDRLPDPTVGLQVSRERAGEDKIFGAYLSIPLPGGARRASSDAALAQADVAGRREAATTQKIAAESAMLYQSASAAFSTWQASRTAAERLTRAAEMTARAYQLGEGSLNDLLAARRLANEAQLAARLMQLEALELRYRLQLDAHRLWDLD; from the coding sequence ATGAAATTTAGCCATTTTTTCGGGTTGAGCCTGGCTTTTGGCATCAGCAGCATTGGCGGCACGGCTTTTGCCGGCGAAGCAAGACCCAACCTGCCGCCGGCCGAAATCGTCGCCCGTGTCCTGCAGGCCAATCCGTCGATTCAGGCCGCCGCCGGCCAGGTTCGCGTTGAAGAAGCGAACCGCACGCGCCTCGAAGCCGGGCAATACGAATGGAACGTCCGCCTCGGCGCCCAGCAGCGCCGCAGTAGTCCGGCCACCAGCCCGGACGAACGCTTCAACGAATGGAATGCCGCCATCGAGCGCCCGCTGCGCCTGCCTGGCAAGGCTGGCCTCGACAGTGAACTTGGTGCGGCCGGCGTCGCGCTGGCCGAAACAGCGCATGGCGACGCCCTGCACGAAGGCAGCCGCAACCTGCTGAAATCGTGGTTCATCTGGCTCAAGGAAAACGCCGCTGCCCTGCAATGGGCCGAGCAATTCAGCTTGCTCGACCAACAAACCAAGGCCGTTCAGCGCCGCCAGCAACTGGGCGACGCCGCCCGCCTCGAAGCGATCCAGGCGGAAGCGGCATTGGCCCAGAGCGCCGCACAACTGGCCCAGGCCAAAGTCCGCCAGCAAACGGCCGCTGAAGACCTGCGCCGGCGCTTCCCCGGCCTGCCGCTCATCGCCCAGAATACGATTGCCGAACCGACGCCGATCGAGGGCAACGAAGCCGACTGGATCAACGCCATCCTCGAACACAGCCACGAACTCGACTTCGCCCGCGGCGACACCAAACGCGCCCAGATCGTCGCCGGCCGCAGCAGCCGCGACCGCCTGCCCGACCCCACCGTCGGCCTGCAGGTTTCCCGCGAACGGGCCGGCGAGGACAAGATTTTCGGTGCTTACCTCAGCATCCCGCTGCCCGGCGGCGCCCGTCGCGCCAGCTCCGATGCCGCACTGGCCCAGGCCGATGTGGCCGGCCGACGTGAAGCTGCCACGACGCAAAAGATTGCCGCCGAATCGGCCATGCTCTACCAATCGGCCAGCGCCGCCTTCTCCACCTGGCAAGCCAGCCGCACCGCGGCCGAACGCCTGACCCGCGCTGCCGAGATGACTGCCCGCGCCTACCAGCTCGGCGAAGGCAGCCTCAACGACCTGCTCGCCGCCCGCCGGCTGGCCAACGAAGCACAGCTAGCGGCCCGCCTGATGCAGCTTGAAGCGCTGGAACTGCGCTATCGCCTGCAGCTTGATGCACATCGTTTATGGGATCTGGATTGA
- a CDS encoding RES family NAD+ phosphorylase, whose protein sequence is MSVNTWTPTALASEARPWLGKGWRAVEAQHKVATMTLVHGDLGDQSLLEDILEEAKPRLPRDAEGLHWLLATPFRYWPKPPAGSRFRARTDPGVFYGADDEKTACAECGFWRLRFWLDSAGLAEREASIPITLFEFHGSTSHALDLTQPPLVTDRASWTDPADYSATQQIAGAARQAGVELIRYQSVRHPEGTCLAILTPQVFKGVDEAFRNVQHSWTLWLKPPGLTVWQRDLAPESHVFQFA, encoded by the coding sequence ATGTCTGTGAATACCTGGACGCCCACCGCGCTCGCGTCTGAAGCCCGGCCCTGGCTGGGCAAGGGCTGGCGCGCCGTCGAAGCGCAGCACAAAGTCGCGACGATGACGCTGGTGCACGGCGACCTCGGCGATCAATCCCTGCTTGAAGACATCCTTGAAGAAGCCAAGCCCCGCCTGCCGCGCGACGCCGAAGGCCTGCACTGGCTGCTCGCCACGCCCTTCCGCTACTGGCCGAAACCACCGGCTGGCTCACGCTTTCGGGCACGGACCGATCCCGGCGTCTTCTACGGTGCCGACGATGAAAAAACCGCCTGCGCCGAATGCGGCTTCTGGCGCCTGCGTTTCTGGCTGGACAGCGCCGGCCTGGCCGAGCGTGAAGCGTCGATTCCGATCACGCTGTTCGAATTCCACGGCAGTACTTCGCACGCCCTCGACCTCACCCAGCCCCCGCTCGTCACCGACCGCGCCAGCTGGACCGACCCGGCCGATTACAGTGCCACCCAGCAAATCGCCGGCGCCGCTCGCCAGGCCGGCGTTGAACTGATCCGCTACCAGTCCGTCCGCCACCCCGAGGGCACCTGCCTGGCCATCCTGACGCCGCAGGTCTTCAAAGGCGTCGACGAAGCCTTCCGCAACGTCCAGCACAGCTGGACGCTATGGCTCAAGCCGCCCGGCCTGACCGTCTGGCAACGCGACCTGGCCCCGGAAAGCCACGTTTTCCAGTTCGCCTGA
- a CDS encoding O-methyltransferase produces MNKTLDALLRELEEFGSHNDAVNTERPRRMLNITRDTGEFLSVLVRATNAKRVLEIGTSNGYSTLWLAQAAIAIGGHVTTIERSDFKQKLAANNFERSGIAHAITQVQGDAADFLNAHPDASYDLIFLDSERAEYPAWQAHLKRILNAGGLLVVDNATSHASEMAPFVALISADNDFSHCTVPVGNGEFLATRAMRSRPTNPA; encoded by the coding sequence ATGAACAAAACACTTGATGCGCTGCTTCGGGAACTGGAGGAATTTGGCAGCCATAACGATGCGGTCAATACAGAGCGTCCTCGTCGCATGCTCAACATCACGCGCGATACCGGAGAATTTCTTTCGGTACTTGTCCGCGCAACAAACGCCAAGCGAGTACTCGAAATCGGCACATCGAACGGTTATTCCACCCTATGGCTGGCCCAGGCAGCCATAGCGATTGGCGGGCATGTCACGACAATCGAACGATCAGACTTCAAACAGAAACTTGCGGCCAATAACTTCGAGCGCTCCGGTATCGCCCACGCCATCACACAAGTACAAGGAGATGCTGCGGATTTCCTGAACGCCCACCCCGACGCCAGCTACGACCTGATTTTCCTGGATTCGGAACGTGCCGAATATCCGGCCTGGCAAGCCCATCTGAAACGGATTCTGAACGCAGGAGGTCTGCTCGTCGTCGATAACGCAACATCCCATGCCAGTGAAATGGCGCCCTTCGTTGCATTGATCAGCGCCGATAACGACTTCAGCCATTGCACCGTGCCGGTCGGCAATGGGGAATTCCTGGCCACGCGTGCTATGCGCAGCAGGCCAACAAACCCAGCCTGA